One window of the Cryptomeria japonica chromosome 7, Sugi_1.0, whole genome shotgun sequence genome contains the following:
- the LOC131030459 gene encoding lysine histidine transporter 1: MVYESGNPENSPNVTQDNNFKKIEEPEKKEGKNYEDWLPITSSRNAKWWYSAFHNVTAMVGAGVLSLPNAVSHLGWTPGVIVLVLSWMITLYTLWQMVEMHEMVPGKRFDRYHELGQHAFGEKLGLWIVVPQQLIVEVGVDIVYMVTGGKSLKRFHDLVCSTCKPIRQSYFIAIFGSVHFVLAQLPNFNSVAGISLAAAVMSLSYSTIAWGASAHQGQIPDVDYGIKSTSTADAVFNVFNALGDVAFAYAGHNVVLEIQATIPSKPDKPSKVPMWRGVMVAYIVVAICYFPVALIGYWAYGNSVEDNILLTIGKPTWLIAAANMMVVIHVIGSYQIYAMPVFDMMETVLVTKLGFTPGIWLRLIVRSSYVAATCFVAISLPFFGGLLGFFGGFAFAPTTYFLPCIMWLAIYKPKRFSLSWIANWICITLGVLLMTVSSIGGLRTIIKKASTYKFYS; the protein is encoded by the exons ATGGTATACGAAAGTGGAAATCCTGAGAACTCACCTAATGTAACACAG gataataattttaaaaaaattgaagaaccagagaagaaagaaggaaagaattaTGAAGATTGGCTTCCAATCACATCATCTCGTAATGCAAAATGGTGGTACTCAGCATTCCACAATGTCACTGCTATGGTCGGTGCTGGAGTCCTCAGCTTACCCAATGCAGTATCACACTTGGGATG GACTCCAGGAGTCATAGTGCTTGTGCTATCTTGGATGATAACCTTATACACACTCTGGCAGATGGTTGAAATGCATGAGATGGTTCCAGGAAAACGTTTTGATCGATATCATGAACTAGGACAGCATGCGTTTGGAGAAAAGCTTGGTTTATGGATAGTTGTTCCACAGCAATTGATTGTAGAAGTGGGAGTAGATATAGTGTACATGGTTACAGGGGGGAAATCTCTGAAGAGGTTTCATGACCTTGTTTGTAGTACCTGCAAACCAATTAGACAGTCATACTTTATTGCAATTTTTGGTTCAGTTCACTTCGTTCTGGCACAGCTTCCCAATTTCAATTCAGTGGCTGGAATATCCCTAGCTGCAGCAGTAATGTCCCTCAG TTATTCCACAATTGCTTGGGGAGCCTCTGCCCATCAGGGGCAAATTCCCGATGTGGACTATGGTATAAAAAGCACATCCACTGCAGATGCAGTGTTTAATGTGTTTAATGCTTTGGGAGACGTGGCCTTTGCTTATGCAGGGCACAATGTGGTCCTAGAGATCCAAGCCACTATACCGTCCAAACCAGATAAACCATCAAAGGTTCCTATGTGGCGAGGAGTAATGGTTGCATACATTGTCGTTGCTATCTGTTACTTCCCTGTAGCACTCATCGGTTACTGGGCTTATGGAAACTCTGTTGAGGATAATATTCTACTTACAATTGGGAAGCCCACATGGCTCATTGCAGCAGCAAACATGATGGTGGTCATCCATGTGATTGGAAGCTATCAG ATCTATGCCATGCCAGTATTTGATATGATGGAAACAGTGTTGGTCACCAAACTTGGTTTCACTCCAGGAATATGGCTGCGGTTGATTGTTCGCTCATCTTATGTTG ctGCAACTTGTTTTGTTGCTATATCACTTCCTTTCTTTGGGGGTCTACTTGGATTCTTTGGAGGATTTGCATTTGCTCCAACAACCTATTTC CTCCCATGCATCATGTGGCTTGCAATATACAAGCCAAAAAGGTTTAGCTTGTCATGGATAGCGAATTGG ATATGTATAACTTTGGGAGTTTTACTCATGACGGTATCATCCATAGGTGGTTTGAGGACAATAATAAAGAAAGCATCAACATACAAATTCTATTCATAA